Genomic segment of Thermodesulfovibrionales bacterium:
TCGGGCAGACCCATCCGCAAAATGCCCTGCCGAATACAGAGTAGATAGCTATTACTGGCAGAAGAGACAAAAAAGCCTCTTTTGAAAAATCCCTTGATGCTATAAGGCTCTCAAAATAGGCAAAAACATCTATAAGTTTTAAAACCCATAAAGAGATAGAACCTGAAAGGCCACCAACAAGAACCTTTATCCTCAAAAACTGAAGAAGAAATAAAAATATTATCCCCAGAGTGACGAATCTTCTGAGTTGAAAAATTTTTATCTTATTTTTAAATACTCCTTCATTCCTTTCTCTATCTGTATTCACGCTCCGTAAGTCTCCCTCTTTCCATTATCTTAGGCAAATTCTCATTGTAAACAATGCTGTAACGCTCCTGTGCAGGCATGTATAAAAGTCTTCGGAATTCATCAATATACCTTCCCATTATTTCTGAATATTTCTCCCTCTTTATAACCTTTATTGCAGAACCACCAAGAGGACAGTATTTAACACAAAGACCGCATCCTGCACATTTCTCATTTATATAAGGCTGATTGCCCCACTCACTATTATAAAACTCAAATACCTGAGCACCAAGCGGACAGGCCTTGCTACAGCTCAAGCACACATCTCCATTCCAGCCAAAACAGAGGCTGAAATCAATGAGCGCCATTCCCATCCTCACCTCTTCCTTTTTTAGCGGTCTTAAAGCACCTGTCGGACACTTCTTAGGACATTCCATACATAATCCACAGGGGAAATCTCTCATATCTTTCAAAAAGGGGGTACCAAAGTTTCTGATATTC
This window contains:
- a CDS encoding 4Fe-4S dicluster domain-containing protein; translation: MNLKRRDFIKLLLAGGAVLIAGRLTVLNRAAENEKEGPLPHIDVGGLIRPPGAVPEKWFRSKCIGCGVCVNVCHVMKYDAIALAGIWNIRNFGTPFLKDMRDFPCGLCMECPKKCPTGALRPLKKEEVRMGMALIDFSLCFGWNGDVCLSCSKACPLGAQVFEFYNSEWGNQPYINEKCAGCGLCVKYCPLGGSAIKVIKREKYSEIMGRYIDEFRRLLYMPAQERYSIVYNENLPKIMERGRLTEREYR